Proteins encoded together in one Hymenobacter monticola window:
- a CDS encoding AI-2E family transporter — protein MSDAPEPARELQFPLYVKAPLILLGLSLAVFTIHIASEIIFPLFFAAIFAIMLHPVEQWLLRHRVPKLLAITLTVVLGVTALLGLLYFIYLEASQLSSQMPLFKKKFAQTTAEVHQWLQSRFGVSDEKLRGYLSELGNRASALLGGTLSAVSGLLVVATLIPVYIFLLFLYQRRLVDFLTQVFSSRRQDTRVNEVLHESKATIQSYMVGLLIEASIVATLNTTGLLIIGVPYALLLGVLGALLNFIPYIGGLIAIALPMLMAFVTKPGYGHAIAVLGVYMVIQFIDNHYLIPRIVASKIKVNALVAIVGVLVGNAIGGIAGMFLALPVIAILKIVFDRIPSLKPWGMLLGDEETPRGRRINPPSKAAAAAEKVLPSVG, from the coding sequence ATGTCCGACGCCCCAGAGCCCGCCCGCGAGCTACAGTTTCCGCTCTACGTGAAGGCCCCGCTGATACTGCTGGGGTTGTCCCTGGCCGTGTTCACCATTCACATTGCCAGCGAAATCATCTTCCCGCTGTTTTTCGCGGCCATTTTCGCCATCATGCTGCACCCGGTGGAGCAATGGCTGCTGCGGCACCGGGTGCCCAAGCTGCTGGCCATCACCCTCACGGTGGTGCTGGGTGTTACGGCCCTGCTGGGCCTGCTCTACTTTATCTACCTGGAAGCCTCGCAGCTGTCCAGCCAGATGCCGCTATTCAAGAAAAAGTTTGCCCAGACCACGGCTGAGGTGCACCAGTGGCTGCAGTCGCGCTTCGGCGTGAGTGACGAGAAGCTGCGCGGCTACCTCAGCGAGCTGGGCAACCGGGCGTCGGCGCTGCTGGGCGGCACGCTCTCGGCCGTGTCGGGGCTGCTGGTGGTGGCCACGCTCATTCCGGTTTACATCTTCCTGCTGTTTCTGTACCAGCGGCGACTGGTCGATTTTCTGACCCAGGTGTTCTCCAGCCGCCGGCAGGATACGCGAGTGAACGAGGTGCTGCACGAAAGCAAGGCCACCATTCAGAGCTACATGGTGGGCTTGCTCATTGAGGCCAGCATTGTGGCCACGCTCAACACCACCGGGCTGCTCATCATTGGGGTGCCCTATGCGCTGCTGCTGGGGGTGCTGGGGGCGCTGCTAAACTTCATTCCCTACATTGGGGGGCTCATTGCCATTGCCTTGCCCATGCTCATGGCCTTTGTCACGAAGCCCGGCTACGGCCACGCCATTGCCGTGCTGGGCGTCTACATGGTCATTCAGTTCATCGACAACCATTACCTTATTCCGCGCATCGTGGCCTCCAAAATCAAGGTCAATGCCCTGGTGGCCATTGTGGGCGTGCTGGTGGGCAACGCCATTGGCGGCATCGCGGGCATGTTCCTGGCGCTGCCGGTCATTGCCATCCTCAAAATTGTGTTCGACCGCATCCCCTCCCTCAAGCCCTGGGGCATGCTGCTAGGCGACGAGGAAACGCCGCGCGGCCGCCGCATCAACCCGCCGTCCAAAGCCGCGGCGGCCGCGGAAAAGGTGCTGCCGTCGGTGGGGTAA
- a CDS encoding lactonase family protein, with the protein MTSFPLFRSNRLAVAAGFASFAILSVAGCAKPAAKSMSRDYLVYFGTNVSGEQENSIFLYRLTTANGLLTPVSAHRGGASPTYLTMPAGRRFLYAVSETQTFQGAKGGGVSAFAVDQRTGGLTLLNQQPSTGASPCYISLDRAEKAALVANYVGGNVAMLPLAPNGQLAAPSATDQHQGSGPHKNQTAAHAHCILPDPANTFAFAVDLGTDQVVGYRLGAAKGELTRLPEPAFVAKPGAGPRHLVFHPNGRQAYLINELNSTLTALAYDASAGKFKELQTVSTLPKGFTGENSCADVHVSPDGLFLYASNRGHNSIAAFAIDTNNGTLAPIQHMSTQGKTPRNFALTPSGRLLLVANQNSNNVVTFRVDGQNGLLAPTGQTIEVPSPMFVQIVEDFTR; encoded by the coding sequence ATGACTTCTTTCCCCTTATTTCGTTCCAATCGGCTGGCCGTGGCGGCTGGTTTTGCTTCTTTTGCCATCCTTTCCGTTGCCGGCTGCGCCAAACCGGCTGCCAAAAGCATGAGCCGTGACTACCTCGTTTACTTCGGCACCAATGTGAGCGGCGAGCAGGAAAACTCGATTTTCCTCTACCGCCTCACCACCGCCAACGGGCTGCTCACGCCCGTGAGCGCCCACCGCGGCGGGGCCAGCCCCACCTACCTCACCATGCCCGCCGGGCGGCGCTTCCTGTACGCGGTGAGCGAAACCCAGACGTTTCAGGGCGCCAAAGGCGGCGGCGTGAGCGCCTTCGCCGTCGACCAGCGCACCGGCGGCCTCACCCTGCTCAACCAGCAGCCCTCCACCGGCGCCTCGCCCTGCTACATCAGCCTCGACCGCGCCGAGAAAGCCGCCCTGGTGGCCAACTACGTGGGCGGCAACGTGGCCATGCTGCCCCTCGCGCCCAACGGCCAGCTGGCCGCCCCCAGCGCCACCGACCAGCACCAGGGCTCCGGCCCGCACAAAAACCAAACCGCCGCCCACGCCCACTGCATCCTCCCCGACCCGGCCAATACCTTCGCCTTCGCCGTGGACCTGGGCACCGACCAGGTGGTGGGCTACCGCCTGGGCGCCGCCAAGGGCGAGCTCACCCGCCTGCCCGAGCCCGCCTTTGTGGCCAAGCCCGGCGCGGGGCCGCGCCACCTGGTTTTTCACCCCAACGGCCGGCAGGCTTATTTAATTAATGAGCTGAATTCAACTTTAACTGCGCTGGCCTACGATGCCTCAGCAGGCAAGTTCAAGGAGCTGCAAACGGTGTCGACGCTGCCCAAGGGCTTCACGGGCGAAAATTCCTGCGCCGACGTGCACGTCTCGCCCGACGGCCTGTTCCTGTATGCCTCCAACCGCGGCCACAACAGCATTGCCGCCTTCGCCATCGATACCAACAACGGCACGCTGGCACCCATTCAGCACATGAGCACGCAGGGCAAGACGCCGCGCAACTTCGCCCTCACGCCCTCGGGCCGCCTGCTGCTGGTGGCCAACCAAAACTCCAACAACGTGGTGACTTTCCGCGTGGACGGGCAAAACGGCCTTCTCGCCCCCACTGGCCAAACCATCGAGGTACCCTCGCCCATGTTCGTGCAGATTGTAGAGGACTTCACTCGCTAA